The DNA region CCTGCCAGCAGAGCCAGAAGCAGTGCCAGCCTCCTCccaagtgcccctcccccaagtgcCCTCCCAAGAGCACAGCCCAGTGTCTGcctgcagcctcctcctgctgTGCTGCAAGCTCTGGGGGCTGCAGTGTCCCCAGCCCTGAGGGAGGCTGCtgcctgagccaccacaggcGCAGGTCCCACAGGTGCAGGCGCAGGAGCTCCAGTTCGTGTGACCGCTCCAGTTCGTGTGACCGTGGCAGTGGCCAGAAGTCCGGGGGCTGTGGCCACAGCTCCGGGGGCTGCTGATGACCTGAAGCCCGAGGCTCAGTCAGGAGAGTTCAGAGCAAACAAGAATCCCAAGGGCCAGGGAAAGGCCGGTCCCAGGGCCCCTGCTGGCTATTCCTGTCCAGAGTACCAACTCCCTTAGGAACGTCTCTTCCTGTCTACTGTCCAGGATGCCACAGTCTCCACTCCTGCCCCAGCTGAGGACTGCACATGTCCTATACATATCAATGTCAAAAATAAAGCTGCTTGCTCTGTAACTGCTGGAATCTC from Acomys russatus chromosome 15, mAcoRus1.1, whole genome shotgun sequence includes:
- the LOC127199507 gene encoding late cornified envelope protein 3B-like, translated to MSCQQSQKQCQPPPKCPSPKCPPKSTAQCLPAASSCCAASSGGCSVPSPEGGCCLSHHRRRSHRCRRRSSSSCDRSSSCDRGSGQKSGGCGHSSGGC